A single genomic interval of Flavobacteriales bacterium harbors:
- a CDS encoding YihY/virulence factor BrkB family protein — MVERLKRKLLFSRPFRELVRWAKRVRLPGFGGFSLYAISRFFFLALATGRLETRASAIAFKLFVAFFPAVIVLLTLIPFIPIADFQVKLLATFQEMLPLEVYRFIEGTLHDLVVKKHGTLLSVSFVVGVYLASNSIDAILHGFSGSTNLTHWHSALKQRLLSLGLLLALTILVVIAIPVLTFSNTVIAWLETHGLVTGWFEVAGLFAAKWGISTLLVLTMIALLYNAGDPTSRRFRLITPGAILALVLILVLSQALAFIFGNITDYNALYGSIGAILAVQFWIYLNMIALLVGYELNISISRARHVHSTELRPVRRP, encoded by the coding sequence ATGGTGGAGCGCCTCAAACGGAAGCTCCTGTTCTCGCGGCCCTTCCGCGAGCTGGTGCGCTGGGCCAAGCGCGTGCGCCTGCCCGGCTTCGGTGGTTTCAGCCTCTACGCCATCTCGCGCTTCTTCTTCCTGGCCCTGGCCACCGGCCGCCTGGAAACCCGCGCCTCCGCCATCGCCTTCAAGCTGTTCGTCGCCTTCTTCCCCGCGGTGATCGTGCTCCTCACCCTCATCCCCTTCATCCCCATCGCCGACTTCCAGGTGAAGCTGCTCGCCACCTTCCAGGAGATGCTCCCGCTGGAGGTCTACCGGTTCATCGAGGGCACCCTGCACGACCTCGTGGTGAAGAAGCACGGCACCCTGCTCTCGGTGAGCTTCGTGGTGGGCGTCTACCTCGCCAGCAACAGCATCGATGCCATCCTCCACGGCTTCAGCGGCAGCACCAACCTCACCCACTGGCACAGCGCCCTCAAGCAGCGGCTGCTGAGCCTCGGCCTGCTGCTCGCCCTCACCATCCTGGTGGTGATCGCCATCCCGGTGCTCACCTTCAGCAACACGGTGATCGCCTGGCTGGAAACGCACGGCCTGGTCACCGGATGGTTCGAGGTGGCCGGGCTCTTCGCCGCCAAATGGGGCATCAGCACCCTGCTCGTGCTCACCATGATCGCCCTGCTGTACAACGCCGGCGACCCCACCAGCAGGCGCTTCCGCCTGATCACCCCCGGCGCCATCCTGGCCCTTGTCCTCATCCTGGTCCTCTCGCAGGCCCTGGCCTTCATCTTCGGCAACATCACCGACTACAACGCCCTCTATGGCTCCATCGGCGCCATCCTCGCGGTGCAGTTCTGGATCTACCTCAACATGATCGCCCTGCTGGTGGGCTACGAGCTCAACATCAGCATCTCGCGCGCCCGGCACGTGCACAGCACGGAACTGCGGCCTGTCCGCCGTCCCTGA
- the nadC gene encoding carboxylating nicotinate-nucleotide diphosphorylase, translated as MTVLPPGTDALIAAALAEDIGDGDHTTRSTIPPGARGGMRLLVKQDGVLAGVELARAICARAHPDLHLRPLLEDGAHVKAGDVAFTLSGPVHALLSTERVLLNFMQRLSGIATLTRRFVDALEGTGCRVLDTRKTTPTLRALEKWAVRIGGGENHRHGLYDMILIKDNHVDFAGGIGPALGAARDYLHLHALAIPIEVEARTLREVEEILAHGGADRIMLDNFGTDDLRAAVARIAGRHRTEASGGITLTNARAYADCGVDFISVGALTHSATSLDLSLKAL; from the coding sequence CTGACCGTGCTCCCTCCAGGAACCGACGCCCTGATCGCCGCGGCCCTCGCGGAGGACATCGGTGACGGCGACCATACCACGCGCAGCACCATCCCCCCCGGGGCCCGTGGAGGGATGCGGCTGTTGGTGAAGCAGGACGGTGTGCTCGCCGGGGTCGAACTGGCCCGCGCCATCTGTGCCAGGGCCCACCCCGACCTGCACCTGCGCCCCCTGCTGGAGGACGGTGCCCACGTGAAGGCCGGCGATGTGGCCTTCACCCTCTCCGGACCGGTGCATGCCCTGCTCTCCACCGAGCGTGTGCTCCTCAACTTCATGCAACGCCTCAGCGGCATCGCCACCCTCACCCGCCGTTTCGTGGACGCCCTGGAGGGCACCGGATGCCGCGTGCTGGACACACGCAAGACCACCCCCACCCTGCGCGCCCTGGAAAAGTGGGCCGTGCGCATCGGGGGCGGTGAGAACCACCGGCACGGCCTGTACGACATGATCCTCATCAAGGACAACCATGTGGACTTCGCGGGTGGGATCGGCCCCGCGCTGGGGGCGGCGCGCGACTACCTGCATCTGCATGCGCTGGCGATCCCCATCGAGGTGGAGGCCCGCACGCTCCGCGAAGTGGAGGAGATCCTGGCCCATGGCGGTGCCGACCGCATCATGCTGGACAACTTCGGGACCGACGACCTGCGCGCCGCCGTCGCACGCATTGCGGGACGCCACCGGACCGAGGCCTCCGGCGGCATCACCCTCACCAATGCCCGGGCCTACGCCGATTGCGGCGTGGACTTCATCTCCGTGGGGGCGCTCACCCACAGCGCCACCAGCCTCGACCTGAGCCTCAAAGCCCTCTGA
- a CDS encoding DUF4783 domain-containing protein — protein sequence MLKHLSLALAIAVHALPGLAQDAVKDRVVAALGTGNSKELAQHFIPNIDLTVGGSSDVYSKAQAEQILRRFFDENPPVGMVVEHQGQSKLGDQYYIGILRTRTGHFRVTFFLKRTNDLLQVKQLRIEAGRSDH from the coding sequence ATGTTGAAGCACCTTTCCCTGGCCCTTGCGATCGCCGTGCACGCCCTGCCCGGGCTGGCACAGGACGCCGTGAAGGACCGTGTGGTGGCCGCCCTCGGCACAGGCAACTCCAAGGAGCTGGCCCAGCACTTCATCCCCAACATCGACCTCACGGTGGGGGGCTCCAGCGACGTGTACAGCAAGGCCCAGGCCGAGCAGATCCTGCGGCGCTTCTTCGATGAGAACCCGCCCGTGGGCATGGTGGTGGAGCACCAGGGCCAGAGCAAGCTGGGCGATCAGTACTACATCGGCATCCTGCGCACCCGCACCGGCCATTTCCGCGTGACCTTCTTCCTGAAACGCACCAACGACCTGCTGCAGGTCAAGCAGTTGCGCATCGAGGCGGGCCGAAGCGACCACTGA
- a CDS encoding 23S rRNA (pseudouridine(1915)-N(3))-methyltransferase RlmH, with product MRIRMVMVGRNAPGPVTDAFEEMLGRLQRSFPVEQVVVADPPGTDPERKRREGTDRLLKALEKDSLVVLLDERGEALGSTAFATRLGRWRDQGTRQVAFVIGGAYGVDDRLRARASQVIALSPMTFTHQMVRLVLAEQLYRASEILRGSGYHH from the coding sequence ATGCGCATCCGTATGGTCATGGTGGGCCGCAACGCGCCCGGTCCGGTCACCGACGCCTTCGAAGAGATGCTCGGCCGGCTCCAGCGGTCGTTCCCGGTGGAGCAGGTGGTGGTGGCCGATCCGCCCGGCACCGATCCGGAACGGAAACGGCGCGAGGGCACCGACCGGTTGTTGAAAGCCCTGGAGAAGGACAGCCTTGTGGTGCTGCTCGACGAACGCGGCGAGGCCCTCGGCTCCACGGCGTTCGCCACGCGCCTGGGACGTTGGCGCGACCAGGGAACACGCCAGGTGGCCTTCGTCATCGGCGGAGCCTACGGGGTGGATGACCGCCTGCGCGCCCGCGCCTCGCAGGTCATCGCCCTTTCGCCCATGACCTTCACCCACCAGATGGTGCGGCTGGTGCTGGCCGAGCAGCTGTACCGTGCGTCGGAGATCCTGCGCGGAAGCGGCTACCATCACTGA
- a CDS encoding class I SAM-dependent methyltransferase: MPKRGPRPCPVCGAIDHRPIVERAKDHLVRCGACGMVFTGLEPTMEELAAYYGDYPVHEHLSPVTIKRYDELVEAFARYRRTGRMLDVGCGAGIFLERARLKGWEVHGTEFGQRALASCRSRGIAIIEGPLDPANYPAASFDVVCSFEVMEHLTDPGAELRRMASLLRPGGAVYITTPNYRSTGRFLAGRAWNVVNYPEHLNYFTPRTLTRLAERCGLRPRWVRTTGVSIQRVLTRGSQDPSRRRSASAVQEDLRERLERNVLNRAVKRLADRTLDLLKVGDTIKAVYERPPQ; encoded by the coding sequence ATGCCCAAGCGCGGCCCACGCCCCTGTCCCGTCTGCGGGGCCATCGATCACCGGCCGATCGTCGAGCGCGCGAAGGACCATCTGGTGCGTTGCGGGGCCTGCGGCATGGTGTTCACCGGGCTGGAGCCCACCATGGAGGAGCTCGCCGCCTACTACGGCGACTATCCGGTGCATGAGCACCTCTCCCCGGTCACCATCAAGCGATACGATGAACTGGTGGAGGCCTTCGCCCGCTACCGGCGCACCGGGCGCATGCTTGATGTGGGTTGCGGGGCCGGCATCTTCCTGGAGCGCGCCCGCCTGAAAGGCTGGGAGGTGCATGGCACGGAGTTCGGCCAGCGGGCGCTCGCCTCGTGCCGCTCCCGCGGCATCGCCATCATTGAAGGTCCGCTCGACCCTGCGAACTATCCGGCGGCCTCCTTCGACGTGGTCTGCTCCTTCGAGGTGATGGAGCACCTCACCGACCCCGGTGCGGAGCTGCGGCGCATGGCATCCCTGCTGCGGCCCGGTGGCGCGGTGTACATCACCACGCCCAACTACCGCTCGACAGGCCGCTTCCTCGCGGGCCGCGCCTGGAACGTAGTGAACTACCCCGAGCACCTCAACTACTTCACGCCGCGCACCCTCACCCGGCTCGCCGAACGGTGCGGCCTGCGCCCGCGATGGGTGCGCACCACCGGGGTGAGCATCCAGCGCGTGCTCACCCGCGGGTCCCAGGACCCCTCGCGCCGCAGGAGCGCCTCGGCCGTGCAGGAGGACCTGCGCGAACGCCTGGAGCGCAACGTCCTCAACCGTGCCGTGAAGCGGCTGGCCGATCGGACGCTCGATCTGCTGAAGGTGGGCGACACGATCAAGGCCGTCTACGAGCGGCCGCCTCAGTGA
- a CDS encoding methyltransferase domain-containing protein, which produces MANARRRLIDRYKVQLTISALIRNAGWQVRRVPAGKRFLDVGCGTNTHAEFVNLDYIWNPGIDVCWDIVRQAYPFPDARFDGIYTEHCLEHIPLEACERNLREFHRMLRPGGRVRIVVPDGEMLIDIYKDRRNGGSRRMPHEDGYDTMMQCINGVFRNHGHQFIYDLETMRLLLERSGFRNVERMAYKQGHDPALINDSEVRSRESLYVEAVK; this is translated from the coding sequence ATGGCGAACGCCCGCCGCAGGCTCATCGACCGGTACAAGGTGCAGCTCACCATTTCGGCGCTCATCCGCAACGCCGGATGGCAGGTGCGCCGTGTCCCGGCCGGTAAACGCTTCCTCGATGTGGGCTGTGGCACCAACACCCATGCGGAGTTCGTCAATCTGGACTACATCTGGAACCCGGGCATCGACGTCTGTTGGGATATCGTTCGACAGGCCTATCCGTTCCCCGATGCGCGCTTCGACGGCATCTACACGGAGCACTGCCTGGAGCACATCCCGCTGGAGGCCTGCGAGCGGAACCTGCGTGAGTTCCATCGCATGCTCAGGCCCGGGGGGCGCGTGCGCATCGTGGTCCCCGATGGCGAGATGCTGATCGACATCTACAAGGACCGCAGGAACGGCGGTTCGCGGCGCATGCCGCACGAGGACGGCTACGACACGATGATGCAGTGCATCAACGGCGTGTTCCGCAATCATGGTCATCAGTTCATCTACGACCTGGAGACCATGCGGCTGCTGCTGGAGCGGAGCGGCTTCCGGAACGTGGAGCGGATGGCCTACAAGCAGGGCCACGATCCGGCCCTGATCAACGATTCGGAGGTGCGGAGCCGTGAATCGCTGTACGTGGAGGCCGTGAAGTGA
- a CDS encoding glycosyltransferase family 2 protein, translating into MTARKGPIVSIVMPAYNVERYIGEAVRSVLEQTLTDWELIIVDDGSTDGTATLIKDLRDPRITIMHKSNGGIGSARNMALDVARGTYLCFLDADDVLPPRSLEARVAEFRRDPALGMVDGRVRVMDARLENELRVFMPKHTDNVFHELVTFSGRCFMGPSWMLRWELDRRLRFEEGITHAEDLFYFLCFCKGRRYGFTTENILLYRRTGHSSMTTNLEGMERSMIWIGRELRRRGLASAAELMTYAIKRKRMMAGSYRQRGRYLSAVLALLR; encoded by the coding sequence ATGACCGCACGCAAGGGACCGATCGTCAGCATCGTGATGCCCGCGTACAACGTGGAGCGCTACATCGGCGAGGCGGTGCGCTCGGTGCTGGAACAGACCCTGACCGACTGGGAACTGATCATCGTGGACGACGGCAGCACGGATGGGACCGCTACGCTCATCAAGGACCTTCGAGACCCGCGCATCACCATCATGCACAAATCCAACGGGGGCATCGGGAGCGCGCGGAACATGGCGCTTGACGTGGCCCGCGGCACCTACCTCTGCTTCCTGGACGCCGACGATGTGCTGCCTCCCCGGAGCCTGGAGGCACGCGTGGCCGAGTTCCGCAGGGATCCCGCTCTGGGCATGGTGGACGGCCGGGTGCGGGTGATGGACGCCCGATTGGAGAACGAGCTTCGTGTGTTCATGCCGAAGCACACGGACAATGTGTTCCATGAGCTCGTCACCTTCAGCGGCCGCTGCTTCATGGGTCCGAGCTGGATGCTGCGCTGGGAGCTTGATCGGAGGCTCCGTTTCGAGGAGGGCATCACGCACGCGGAGGACCTGTTCTACTTCCTCTGTTTCTGCAAGGGCAGGCGGTACGGGTTCACCACGGAGAACATCCTGCTCTACCGGCGCACGGGGCACAGCTCGATGACCACCAACCTGGAAGGCATGGAGCGTTCCATGATCTGGATCGGTCGGGAACTGCGTCGCAGGGGCCTCGCCTCGGCTGCGGAACTGATGACCTACGCGATCAAGCGCAAGCGGATGATGGCCGGCTCGTACCGGCAGCGGGGTCGATACCTGAGCGCGGTGCTGGCCCTGTTGCGCTGA
- a CDS encoding glycosyltransferase has protein sequence MKVLFITHQFPPLNIGGSHRPFKFVKHLHRSGITPVVITPEPAAHRGAALDKEVAGLDGHAVIIRTAVDPPTWMDRIRGSYYLNTLDPEGRRWRRHLLAAAEQAARDHDLKAVIISIPPFSTGALGVEVARHLKLPLLVDLRDAWSLWLITPYVSRLHFLWRKAHERRVLRAADAITVTSPQTIADLQALHPMVPAERFHLVTNGYDQPPPVVPDGIQLPPATPQRPFTIGYVGSFYYTPYQRDLMFKPWWRKKPWQWPQYAPRREDWRYRSPWAFFSALQELRRRRPDLYDLLHVEFVGDVPGWLTDMVKEHGLEGKVKLHGRVDHDASIRFQASCDALLITSSKVVGGRDYSIAGKTFEYVAQVKPMLAFVCEGAQRDLLARTGLSIDCPPDDPATAAERIIELLEGRCVLRPDRAFILDLHIERIAARFARIVQRIALP, from the coding sequence ATGAAGGTCCTGTTCATCACCCATCAGTTCCCGCCGCTCAACATCGGCGGTTCGCACCGTCCGTTCAAGTTCGTGAAGCACCTGCACCGCTCGGGCATCACCCCGGTGGTGATCACCCCCGAGCCTGCCGCGCATCGCGGGGCCGCACTGGACAAGGAGGTGGCCGGGCTCGATGGGCATGCCGTGATCATCCGCACGGCGGTGGACCCGCCCACCTGGATGGACCGGATCCGCGGCTCGTACTACCTGAACACGCTCGATCCCGAGGGGCGGCGCTGGCGGCGGCATCTGCTGGCCGCTGCAGAGCAGGCCGCCCGTGATCACGACCTGAAGGCCGTGATCATCTCCATCCCCCCGTTCAGCACCGGCGCACTCGGGGTGGAGGTGGCCCGCCACCTGAAGCTGCCGCTGCTGGTGGACCTGCGGGATGCGTGGAGCCTCTGGCTGATCACCCCCTACGTGAGCCGCCTGCACTTCCTCTGGCGCAAAGCGCACGAGCGGCGCGTATTGCGGGCGGCCGACGCCATCACCGTCACCTCCCCGCAGACCATCGCCGACCTGCAGGCCCTGCACCCCATGGTGCCGGCCGAGCGCTTCCATCTGGTGACCAACGGCTACGACCAGCCCCCGCCGGTGGTGCCGGACGGGATCCAGCTGCCGCCCGCCACACCGCAGCGACCGTTCACCATCGGCTATGTCGGCAGCTTCTACTACACGCCCTATCAGCGCGATCTGATGTTCAAGCCCTGGTGGCGCAAGAAGCCGTGGCAGTGGCCGCAGTACGCCCCACGACGGGAGGACTGGCGCTACCGGTCGCCCTGGGCCTTCTTCAGCGCGCTGCAGGAACTGCGGAGGCGCCGACCGGACCTCTATGACCTCCTCCATGTCGAGTTCGTCGGCGACGTGCCGGGCTGGCTCACCGACATGGTGAAGGAGCACGGCCTGGAAGGCAAGGTGAAGCTGCACGGGCGCGTGGACCACGACGCTTCCATCCGGTTCCAGGCCTCCTGTGACGCCCTGCTGATCACGTCCTCCAAGGTGGTGGGGGGACGGGACTACAGCATCGCGGGCAAGACGTTCGAGTACGTCGCCCAGGTGAAGCCGATGCTGGCCTTCGTGTGCGAAGGCGCCCAGCGCGACCTGCTCGCGCGCACCGGGCTCTCCATCGACTGCCCGCCGGACGATCCAGCGACCGCGGCGGAGCGCATCATCGAACTGCTCGAGGGCCGGTGCGTGCTGAGGCCCGACAGGGCATTCATCCTGGACCTGCACATCGAGCGCATCGCGGCACGCTTCGCGCGCATCGTGCAACGCATCGCCCTTCCATGA
- a CDS encoding glycosyltransferase, translating into MHVLHIVGWYPNHLKPFETPFIERHVRALDPLCSNTVWQLDVRQGDRWSLHRRSLKADRTLIISTPMRRWLLVEWMATALILWAWLTRDRRRRIDVINFHIAYPNCARLGLLRRVMRRPMVITEHWSIYRLGFKSGAKGLDRIRRIFHLGVPLITVSRALADDILTFAGPPHPPVHVVANAVDTALFSPGGARREPGRFFAIATWRHPKRPVLLVEAIALLRARGRDARLRIAGGGAELPAIEEAIVRTGMEDHVTLIGQAAPEAAAEEMRRSHALLHATDYETFSAVCAEALCCGTPVVASLVGGIREYLTPALGLPMPENNPEAWAAAIDRDWDRLLALDPAVLAGTIRPLVDARSVAERYATVLRSVAGHHGTNATPR; encoded by the coding sequence ATGCACGTCCTGCACATCGTGGGCTGGTATCCCAACCACCTCAAGCCGTTCGAGACGCCGTTCATTGAGCGGCATGTGCGCGCCCTGGACCCGCTGTGCTCGAACACCGTGTGGCAGCTGGATGTGCGACAGGGCGACCGCTGGTCGCTGCATCGCCGCAGCCTGAAGGCGGACCGCACGCTGATCATCAGCACGCCCATGCGGCGGTGGCTGCTGGTGGAATGGATGGCCACCGCGCTCATCCTCTGGGCCTGGCTCACGCGTGATCGCCGGCGGCGCATCGACGTCATCAACTTCCACATCGCCTACCCGAACTGCGCGCGCCTGGGCCTGCTGCGCCGCGTGATGCGCCGGCCGATGGTGATCACCGAGCACTGGAGCATCTACCGGCTCGGCTTCAAGTCGGGGGCCAAGGGCCTGGACCGCATCCGGCGCATCTTCCACCTGGGCGTGCCGCTGATCACCGTGTCGCGGGCGCTCGCGGACGACATCCTCACCTTCGCCGGGCCGCCCCATCCACCCGTGCACGTGGTGGCCAATGCGGTGGACACGGCGCTCTTCAGCCCGGGCGGCGCCAGGCGGGAGCCCGGTCGGTTCTTCGCGATCGCCACCTGGCGCCATCCGAAACGACCGGTGCTGCTGGTGGAGGCCATCGCGTTGTTGCGCGCCCGCGGCCGGGATGCGCGGTTGCGCATCGCCGGCGGGGGCGCCGAGCTTCCGGCCATCGAGGAGGCCATCGTGCGCACCGGGATGGAGGACCACGTGACCCTCATCGGACAGGCCGCGCCGGAAGCCGCTGCGGAGGAGATGCGACGGTCCCATGCCCTTCTACATGCCACCGACTACGAGACCTTCTCGGCCGTGTGCGCCGAGGCGCTCTGCTGCGGCACACCCGTGGTGGCCTCGCTCGTGGGCGGCATTCGCGAATACCTCACCCCGGCGCTGGGCCTTCCCATGCCCGAGAACAACCCCGAGGCCTGGGCCGCGGCCATCGACCGCGACTGGGACCGCCTGCTGGCCCTGGACCCCGCCGTGCTTGCGGGAACCATCAGACCCCTGGTGGACGCGCGATCGGTGGCCGAACGGTATGCGACCGTGCTGCGGTCCGTGGCCGGGCATCACGGAACGAACGCGACCCCGCGATGA
- a CDS encoding class I SAM-dependent methyltransferase, translated as MGQFDPEAYWEKRLRTNTGLTGVGYLGLGEPFNRWMYRVRQAVFARVARTHLPRIKGIDVLDVGSGTGQYLDAWRSLGAAHIVGSDLTTTAVERLSQAMPDVRVLRMDISDSAALPQERFDAITCMDVLFHVVDDARLEQALANLKRLLKPGGVLFLSDIFVHGQDHKQEHFTTRSLATYTAALERNGLRVVQRHPVFHLLNRPLDSNSPLLHRWWGLVMRVCKLHPGLGGALAAAVYPLELLLVRLRREGVSAEIMVCVPQA; from the coding sequence ATGGGGCAGTTCGACCCGGAGGCTTACTGGGAAAAGCGTTTGCGCACGAACACCGGGCTCACCGGCGTGGGCTATCTCGGCCTTGGTGAACCGTTCAACCGGTGGATGTACCGGGTGCGCCAGGCGGTCTTCGCCCGTGTGGCCCGCACCCACCTGCCCCGCATCAAAGGCATCGATGTGCTGGACGTCGGCTCCGGTACCGGCCAGTACCTCGACGCGTGGCGATCGCTGGGCGCCGCGCACATCGTGGGCAGCGACCTCACCACCACCGCCGTGGAACGCCTCTCCCAGGCGATGCCGGACGTCCGTGTGCTGCGCATGGACATCAGTGACAGCGCCGCTCTGCCCCAGGAACGTTTCGACGCCATCACCTGCATGGACGTGTTGTTCCATGTGGTGGATGACGCCAGGCTGGAGCAGGCGCTCGCCAACCTGAAGCGGCTGCTCAAGCCGGGCGGCGTGCTCTTCCTCTCGGACATCTTCGTGCACGGGCAGGACCACAAGCAGGAGCACTTCACCACCCGATCGCTGGCCACCTACACCGCGGCCCTGGAGCGGAACGGGCTGCGCGTGGTGCAACGTCATCCCGTGTTCCACCTGCTGAACCGGCCGCTGGACTCCAACTCGCCGCTGCTGCACCGCTGGTGGGGGCTCGTGATGCGTGTGTGCAAGCTGCATCCGGGCCTGGGCGGAGCCCTGGCGGCCGCGGTGTATCCGCTCGAGCTCCTCCTTGTCCGGCTGCGCCGTGAAGGGGTCTCCGCGGAGATCATGGTGTGCGTTCCGCAAGCCTGA
- a CDS encoding lipopolysaccharide biosynthesis protein: MPLRRAVHQFRQDLRRIRTEGSFARHSFQVFSGNALAMASQLVLTPLLGRIYGPEAYGVYGIFMALMMNLSYVADMGLSTAYVLPRDEETFRDLFRINLTTALGICALTAIAALFAEHFYALVPSWSALGGWVHFVGPAALLYALSVYFTQWLTRAKLFKVSAFTGATLDLSTRLFNLLYGVVSSTRALGLILGDAVVRTAIIPVYVRPLMKHGMREVFTGWNWGRMRSTLREYRRYPLMVFPERWVASLGLQLPVFALSSDLAAVGHFSLGASLLLIPLRLFGFSFSTVYMQKASELSDRTDELRRITLGLYKRLYGVGILPFLLLTFFADAAFALLFGGPWRDAGVFTAYMGGFFFFRLLSDPMVSLFNVQRREHVNLVFQVVLTVARVAAMAVVGFMGLGSGAIMLSYALVSMAGYMVLSTQLLSSVGLAGLRITLKYAALLAVAAAAMAALRFVLLGSWFPIYGG; encoded by the coding sequence GTGCCCCTTCGTCGCGCCGTCCACCAGTTCCGCCAGGACCTGCGCCGCATCCGCACCGAAGGCAGCTTCGCCCGGCACTCGTTCCAGGTCTTCTCCGGCAACGCGCTGGCGATGGCCAGCCAGCTGGTTCTGACGCCGCTGCTGGGCCGCATCTACGGACCCGAGGCCTACGGGGTGTACGGCATCTTCATGGCGCTGATGATGAATCTGTCGTACGTGGCGGACATGGGCCTGTCCACCGCCTACGTCCTTCCCCGCGACGAGGAGACCTTCCGCGACCTGTTCCGCATCAACCTCACCACGGCGCTGGGCATCTGCGCCCTGACGGCGATCGCCGCGCTCTTTGCGGAGCACTTCTATGCGCTGGTGCCGAGCTGGAGCGCGCTGGGCGGCTGGGTGCACTTCGTCGGTCCGGCCGCGCTGCTCTACGCGCTCAGCGTCTATTTCACCCAGTGGCTCACCCGCGCCAAGCTCTTCAAGGTGAGCGCCTTCACCGGGGCCACCCTGGACCTCAGCACGCGCCTGTTCAACCTGCTGTACGGCGTGGTGAGCAGCACCCGCGCGCTGGGGCTGATCCTGGGCGATGCCGTCGTGCGCACGGCCATCATCCCCGTGTACGTGCGTCCGCTGATGAAGCATGGCATGCGCGAGGTGTTCACCGGGTGGAACTGGGGCCGCATGCGCAGCACCCTGCGCGAGTACCGCCGCTATCCGCTGATGGTCTTCCCCGAGCGCTGGGTGGCGAGCCTGGGGTTGCAACTGCCGGTGTTCGCGCTCAGCAGCGACCTGGCCGCCGTGGGGCATTTCTCGCTCGGGGCGAGCCTGCTGCTGATCCCGCTGCGCCTCTTCGGGTTCTCCTTCAGCACCGTGTACATGCAGAAGGCCTCTGAACTGAGCGATCGCACCGACGAGCTCCGCCGCATCACGCTCGGCCTGTACAAGCGGCTCTATGGCGTGGGGATCCTGCCCTTCCTGCTGCTGACCTTCTTCGCCGACGCAGCCTTCGCCCTGCTCTTCGGCGGCCCGTGGCGCGACGCGGGCGTGTTCACCGCCTACATGGGGGGGTTCTTCTTCTTCCGCCTGCTGAGCGACCCGATGGTCTCGCTGTTCAACGTGCAGCGCCGCGAGCATGTGAACCTCGTGTTCCAGGTGGTGCTCACCGTGGCCCGTGTGGCGGCCATGGCCGTGGTGGGCTTCATGGGCCTGGGCTCGGGGGCCATCATGCTCAGCTATGCCCTGGTGAGCATGGCGGGCTACATGGTGCTGTCCACGCAACTGCTGTCCTCCGTGGGGCTGGCCGGCCTCCGGATCACGCTGAAGTATGCCGCCCTGCTGGCGGTGGCCGCCGCCGCCATGGCCGCCCTTCGCTTCGTGCTGCTGGGGAGCTGGTTCCCCATCTACGGCGGCTGA
- the rdgB gene encoding RdgB/HAM1 family non-canonical purine NTP pyrophosphatase, with product MELVLCTRNPGKVAELAALLPSTCRVLGPDEVGVTGELPETGDTLEANAVQKARWVHDRCGLPCIADDTGLEVDALNGAPGVHSARYAGEDRDPRANMRKLLHALEGRGDRTARFRTVIALIEDGREHLFHGVVEGRILTAPRGTGGFGYDPLFAPEGEERSFAEMTSEEKNRISHRARATAALLDHLRGR from the coding sequence ATGGAACTTGTGCTGTGCACCCGCAATCCGGGCAAGGTGGCCGAGCTGGCCGCCCTGCTTCCTTCCACCTGCCGCGTGCTCGGCCCCGACGAGGTGGGCGTGACCGGGGAGCTGCCGGAGACCGGTGACACCCTGGAGGCCAACGCCGTGCAGAAGGCCCGCTGGGTGCACGACCGCTGCGGACTGCCCTGCATCGCGGATGACACCGGCCTGGAGGTGGACGCGTTGAACGGTGCTCCGGGCGTGCACAGTGCGCGCTACGCCGGGGAGGACCGTGATCCGCGGGCGAACATGCGCAAGCTGCTGCATGCCCTGGAGGGGCGCGGTGACCGCACGGCGCGCTTCCGCACGGTGATCGCCCTCATCGAGGACGGCAGGGAGCATCTGTTCCACGGCGTGGTCGAGGGGCGCATCCTTACGGCTCCGCGGGGCACGGGCGGCTTCGGCTATGATCCCCTCTTCGCGCCGGAAGGGGAGGAGCGCAGCTTCGCTGAAATGACGTCGGAGGAGAAGAACCGCATCAGCCACCGCGCCCGGGCCACGGCCGCCCTGCTCGACCACCTGCGCGGCCGCTAG